The DNA region TTTTCATTCACCTATCCAGAGTTGATTGCTGCGGTCGGAAGAAAGGATACAAAAGGATTCAAAGCTCAATTGCGACGTATGGGTATTCAAACTACCTTATTGGCATTCACAGTTTCTGCAGCAGCCATAATTTTAACAGGGCCAATAATCCATTGGATAAAAAGGGATGTGTACTCCCAACACTTACCACTGCTTTTTTGGACAATATTCGCCACAGCGATATCAGCAATAAGCATGATTCCACACTATGGACTTTACGCACTGCGCCAGGATAGAAGCATTATAGTCAGCCATCTTTTTTCGCTACCAATTTTTTTTATTGCAACAATTGCATTATCACAATTTTACGACACAATATCCATACCAATATCACTTGCGATCACATTTTCATTCCTTTTTATATTTAAATATACAATGCTCAAACGCAGTAACACACTCGCTGCATAACAATTGTTTCAATTTATTAACAACAGGGCTAACATATGCTCAAAGAATCAACTATCCTGGTGACTGGCGGAACTGGATCTTTTGGAAATGCCTTTGTGCCTATGACATTAAGCAAATTCAATCCTAAAAAAATCATAATATTGTCTCGCGATGAAATGAAACAGTGGGACATGGCAAAAAAATTTCATCATGATTCACGAGTTCGATTTTTCATAGGCGACGTCAGGGACCGTGAACGGCTGTACCGGGCGCTCGATGGCGTCGACTACGTGGTCCACGCTGCCGCAACCAAGATAGTACCAACGGCCGAATACAACCCCTTCGAGTGCGTCAAGACGAACATCAACGGTGCCACGAACCTCATAGATGCCTGCATCGACAAAGGGGTCAAACGGGTGGTCGCCCTTTCGACGGACAAGGCCAGCAGCCCTGTGAACCTCTACGGTGCCACTAAACTAGCTTCGGACAAGCTCTTTGTAGCCGGCAACTCCTATTCCGGAAGCAAAACGACGAGATTCGCCGTGGTCCGCTATGGCAATGTCATGGGCTCAAGAGGTTCGGTCATTCCTTTCTTCCTTTCCATCAAGGACAAGGGCGTGCTGCCTATTACCGACGAGCGCATGACACGGTTCATGATCTCCCTTGAGCAAGGCGTCGAGCTTGTCTGGCATGCTTTCGAGGACATGCAGGGCGGAGAAATCTATGTCAAAAAAATTCCCTCCATGAAGGTCACAGACCTCGCCCAGACCATTGCTCCCAACGCCAAGCTCGAATTCATCGGTATCCGCCCCGGAGAAAAGCTGCACGAACAGATGATCGGAGAGGATGACTCCTACTACACATACGAGTATCCGGAGCATTACAAGATCCTCCCCGCCATCAACGGCTGGGCGAATTGCAGCAAACGGATCAAGGACGGAAAGAAGGTGCCCGAAGGCTTCAGCTACACCAGCAACAACAATACTGAGTGGATGGCCCCGGCTGAGTTGGGAGCGTGGATCGTTAGCAACAGAGACAAGATAGGAAACATCTGATCATGATCCCCTACGGTCGCCAGGAAATAACCCAGTCGGACATTGACGCGGTCGTTGACGTCCTGCGGTCGGACTTCCTGACGCAGGGCCCCATGGTGGCGCATTTCGAGGAAACGGTCGCCAGACATGTCGGGTCTACCCACGCTGTCGCGGTCAACAGCGCCACATCAGCTCTGCACATAGCCTGCCTGGCGCTTGGGCTTGGGCAGGATGATTGGCTTTGGACCAGCCCGATCACGTTCGTGGCGTCGGCCAATTGCGGACTGTACTGCGGGGCCGGGGTGGACTTCGTCGACATCGACCCGCGCACTTACAACCTCTGCCCGAAAGCCTTGGCGCGCAAGCTCGAACAGGCCGAGCGCGAGGGCCGCCTGCCCAAAATCGTGGCCCCTGTCCATCTCTGCGGCCAGCCCTGCGACATGGCAGCCATCCATGCCTTGGGGAAACGCTACGGGTTCAGGATTATCGAGGACGCATCCCATGCCATCGGCGGCAAATACCGAGACGAATTCATCGGCAATTGCCGGTACAGCGACATAACCATTTTCAGCTTCCATCCCGTCAAGATCATCACCACCGCCGAAGGCGGCATGGCGACGACCAACGACGCTCGCCTGGCGGAACGGATGTCCCTGCTGCGCAGTCACGGCATCACCCGCGATCCGGACCTGATGACGCACGAACCAGACGGCCCCTGGTACTATCAGCAGATCGATCTCGGCTTCAATTACCGTATGACCGAACTGCAGGCGGCCCTTGGCGTCAGCCAGATGAAAAGACTTGATGAGTTCGTCGCGCGTCGCCATGCCTTAGCCTTCCGTTACGATAAAATGCTTACTGGCCTTCCCGTGGTCACGCCTTGGCAGCATCCGGATTCTTATTCAGGTCTCCATCTGTATGTGATCCGCTTGGACCCAACTCAGACAGACAGGCGCCAACTCCACGTTTTCGAGAGTCTGCGCAACCAAGGAATTGGCGTGAATGTGCATTACATTCCTGTTCATACCCAGCCCTACTACCGCAACTTGGGTTTTGAGCCCGGAGATTTCCCTCAGGCCGAGAGCTATTATGCCGAAGCCATCAGCATGCCCATGTTTCATGGCATGACGGAAGCCCAGCAGGACGCCGTTGTGGAGGCGCTTCGCAAGGCGGTGCAGCAATGAAACTGGCGGTGATTCCCGCACGGGGCGGCAGCAAGCGCATTCCCCGAAAGAACATCAGGGAGTTCTGCGGCAGGCCCATGATTGCCTGGGCCATCGAAGCGGCGAGGAAGAGCGGGTGTTTCGATCGGATCATCGTTTCAACTGACGATGCCGAGATAGCCGAAATTTCCTGTCATTGGGGAGCTGAAGCGCCCTTTGTCCGTCCGAGAGCGTTGTCCGATGATCACACGGGAACAATTCCTGTCGTTGCGCACGCGATAGACTGGTATCTGGAGCATACGGCTGAGAAACCGGAAGAAGTGTGCTGTGTGTATGCAACCGCCCCCTTCGTTCGTCCGGCGGACCTGCGCCAGGGGCTCGAAGCGCTGCTTCGCCATGGGTGCGACTACGCCTTTTCCGCCACCAGCTTTCCGTTCCCGATCCAACGCGCTGTGCGCATCAGAAAAGACGGGAGAGTCGAGATGTTCAACCCGGAGCACTTCAACACCCGCTCCCAGGATCTGGAAGAAGCGTACCACGATGCCGGCCAGTTTTATTGGGGCCGGGCGGAAGCCTGGATCGAAGGACGACCGATATTCAATTCCGACGCCATCCCCGTCCTGCTGCCCCGCCACCGGGTCCAAGACATTGACACCGTCGAGGACTGGCGGCGGGCGGAACTGATGTTCACGACACTGCGCCAGCTTGAGGAATGGTGATGAACCCGAGAAAAATCGTCTTTCGCGTCGACGCTTCCCTGAAAATCGGAACAGGGCATGTCATGCGATGCCTGACGCTCGCGGAGGCCCTGCGTGAGCGCGGATGCGAATGCCGCTTCATCTGCCGTGAGCACCCCGGAAACCTGATCGATTTGATTTCAGAGCGTGGCTTCACAGCCCACGGCCTGCCCTCAGCGGAAGCCGAGTTGGGCTTGGAACACGAAGTTGATTCTCCGGCCCATGCAGCATGGCTTGGCGCGGATTGGCGCAAAGACGCTACGCAGACTCGCAAGGCTATGGGAGATGTAACCGTCGATTGGCTAGTGATCGACCACTATGCGATCGATGAGAGATGGGAACGAGAATTGCGGCCGTTTTGCCTCAAGCTGATGGTCATAGACGACCTAGCCGATCGCAACCATGATTGCGAACTGTTGCTGGATCAAAATCTGGTCGAAGGCTGGCAGGACCGCTATTGCGGCAAGGTTCCCAAGACGTGCGCATTGCTGCTCGGCCCCGAGTACGCCCTGCTGCAGCCCGTATACGCTGATCTTCATGACCGGGTCCCGCCCCGGGAGGGTCCAATTCGACGCATCTTGGTCTATTTCGGAGGCGCCGACACCGACAATCTGACGGGCATGACCATTTCCGCTTTCGGATCGCTCAAAACCGAAGACATTTCCATGGACGTCGTCATCGACCCCGCAAGCCCCCACATTGCAGCCATTCGAAAACTGGCGTGGAATGATAAACGAATCAGCCTCCATGAACGCCTGCCCAGTTTGGCGCCGCTGATGACGAGGGCCGATCTCGCGATTGGTGCAAGCGGGGCTACATCCTGGGAGCGGTGCTGTCTGGGGTTGCCAAGCGCAGTCATCACCCTTGCCGAAAATCAGAGACCGATTGCGGCCGAACTGCATAAACTAAGGCTTGTGCAGTGTCTCGGCCACAAGGATGAGGTCGATGAGCACGCCATGACCGAAATTCTGAGAAGGCTCATGAAAAATGGATTGGAGAGCGGCTGGTCCGAACGATGCGGCCATGCCGTCGAAGGCAAGGGAACGTCAAGGGTCAGCAGCATTCTCGTTGTAGGCGATATAAATTCTTTACACGCACGCCCTGCAACACTGAATGACGAAAGAATTGTGCTTTGCTTGTCGAATGTTTCGTCAACACACACAAAGAACTCAACAAGGGATATTCCTCAGTCGACAGAGACTACAAAAGGTTTCCAAAAATGTTTGCGAGATATCGATAATTATCGAGTTTTCATCGTCGAAACATCAAGCAGCATTCCAGTATCCATGGTTTGTTTTTCACGCCATGAGACTTCATGGTCTATTTGGATATTGCATCAACCTCATCTTGGAAGCTTCATCAAAGATGACATGGCCTTGGAAGAAGCCCTGCTGGCATTGAGAAAGAGTTCAGCAGAAGTCTTGATTTTCTCGGGCATGCAGAATGACAACATGGCGCCAATGAGCGCCGCGAAAAGGTACGCCCGATACGCCAACTCTACGAGGCAAAAACGACTGGAAATTGCCGTATGTACGGATCGAGGCAGCTGGATCAACGCCTCTGTCCCCAAGCTGATCCTGGGCTGGCTGGCAGAAGGGCATTCCGTCAGCTGGTCGCATGACGCATCGACTCTGCCCGGCGGGGACCTCTGTTTCTACCTGAGCTACGGCCGGATCGTCGATGCCAAGACTCGCTCGCGTTACAAAAACAATCTCGTCGTCCATGCAAGCGACCTCCCCAAAGGACGCGGCTGGTCTCCGGCTAGCTGGCTTATCTTGGAAGGCGTAGAGCGCCTGCCGCTCACCCTCCTCGAAGCGGTTGACGCAGTCGACGCCGGCCCGATTTATCTTCAGAAGTGGATTCCCCTCCACGGCGCGGAACTCATCGACGACTGGAGGGATCTGAT from Desulfomicrobium apsheronum includes:
- the pseF gene encoding pseudaminic acid cytidylyltransferase, with the translated sequence MKLAVIPARGGSKRIPRKNIREFCGRPMIAWAIEAARKSGCFDRIIVSTDDAEIAEISCHWGAEAPFVRPRALSDDHTGTIPVVAHAIDWYLEHTAEKPEEVCCVYATAPFVRPADLRQGLEALLRHGCDYAFSATSFPFPIQRAVRIRKDGRVEMFNPEHFNTRSQDLEEAYHDAGQFYWGRAEAWIEGRPIFNSDAIPVLLPRHRVQDIDTVEDWRRAELMFTTLRQLEEW
- the pseC gene encoding UDP-4-amino-4,6-dideoxy-N-acetyl-beta-L-altrosamine transaminase, whose protein sequence is MIPYGRQEITQSDIDAVVDVLRSDFLTQGPMVAHFEETVARHVGSTHAVAVNSATSALHIACLALGLGQDDWLWTSPITFVASANCGLYCGAGVDFVDIDPRTYNLCPKALARKLEQAEREGRLPKIVAPVHLCGQPCDMAAIHALGKRYGFRIIEDASHAIGGKYRDEFIGNCRYSDITIFSFHPVKIITTAEGGMATTNDARLAERMSLLRSHGITRDPDLMTHEPDGPWYYQQIDLGFNYRMTELQAALGVSQMKRLDEFVARRHALAFRYDKMLTGLPVVTPWQHPDSYSGLHLYVIRLDPTQTDRRQLHVFESLRNQGIGVNVHYIPVHTQPYYRNLGFEPGDFPQAESYYAEAISMPMFHGMTEAQQDAVVEALRKAVQQ
- the pseG gene encoding UDP-2,4-diacetamido-2,4,6-trideoxy-beta-L-altropyranose hydrolase, whose product is MNPRKIVFRVDASLKIGTGHVMRCLTLAEALRERGCECRFICREHPGNLIDLISERGFTAHGLPSAEAELGLEHEVDSPAHAAWLGADWRKDATQTRKAMGDVTVDWLVIDHYAIDERWERELRPFCLKLMVIDDLADRNHDCELLLDQNLVEGWQDRYCGKVPKTCALLLGPEYALLQPVYADLHDRVPPREGPIRRILVYFGGADTDNLTGMTISAFGSLKTEDISMDVVIDPASPHIAAIRKLAWNDKRISLHERLPSLAPLMTRADLAIGASGATSWERCCLGLPSAVITLAENQRPIAAELHKLRLVQCLGHKDEVDEHAMTEILRRLMKNGLESGWSERCGHAVEGKGTSRVSSILVVGDINSLHARPATLNDERIVLCLSNVSSTHTKNSTRDIPQSTETTKGFQKCLRDIDNYRVFIVETSSSIPVSMVCFSRHETSWSIWILHQPHLGSFIKDDMALEEALLALRKSSAEVLIFSGMQNDNMAPMSAAKRYARYANSTRQKRLEIAVCTDRGSWINASVPKLILGWLAEGHSVSWSHDASTLPGGDLCFYLSYGRIVDAKTRSRYKNNLVVHASDLPKGRGWSPASWLILEGVERLPLTLLEAVDAVDAGPIYLQKWIPLHGAELIDDWRDLIADATIDLARSFVSRHPEILHEAREQTGDSSSYPRRRNTDSELDSTKTLAEQFNHLRIVDNKDYPAFFKHKGQEFILKISRRPSSGGRNS
- the pseB gene encoding UDP-N-acetylglucosamine 4,6-dehydratase (inverting) — protein: MLKESTILVTGGTGSFGNAFVPMTLSKFNPKKIIILSRDEMKQWDMAKKFHHDSRVRFFIGDVRDRERLYRALDGVDYVVHAAATKIVPTAEYNPFECVKTNINGATNLIDACIDKGVKRVVALSTDKASSPVNLYGATKLASDKLFVAGNSYSGSKTTRFAVVRYGNVMGSRGSVIPFFLSIKDKGVLPITDERMTRFMISLEQGVELVWHAFEDMQGGEIYVKKIPSMKVTDLAQTIAPNAKLEFIGIRPGEKLHEQMIGEDDSYYTYEYPEHYKILPAINGWANCSKRIKDGKKVPEGFSYTSNNNTEWMAPAELGAWIVSNRDKIGNI